GCGACAGGACCAAGAGGGACAGTGAATCGTAGCGGCGCAACCCCGGCCGCGCGCTGGCGTCTCCTGGCGGCCGCCCTCACCGACGCGGCCCTCGGCCTGGCCCTCTGGGCCCTCGCGGCCATGTGGCTGCTGGTCGCGGTGCTGCCGTGGCGACGCCATCCGCTCGCCCTGCTCGATCTCGCGCTCCTGTGCGCGATGCTCTTCGGGCTCGCGCTGACGCTGCACGTGGTCTATCACACCGTGCTGGTCGGCGGATGCGGACAGACCCTGGGCAAGATGCTGCTCGGCATCGCGGTGGTGCGCCGGAACGGGGGGCCGACCGGCTACGGCCGCGCGCTGCTGCGCGTGATCGGCGGCGGCCTGTGCGTGCTGACGCTGGGGCTCGGCGAGCTGCCGGTGCTCTTCACGCGCGAGCGCCGCAGCCTCTCCGACATGATCGCGGGCACCCGGCCCGTCTCGGTCACCTGACCCGCTTCACCCGCGCCACCGGGGTCGTTGTCCCGGCCGGCGCCTCGAGCGGCCCGAGCGCCGCCACCCGCTCGTCGAGCGCGGGATGGGTCGCCAGCAATCCCTCGAGCCCCTCGCGCTCCTTCGGGGTGTGCGCGGCGAGCGTCTGCAGCGCGGC
This genomic stretch from Candidatus Methylomirabilota bacterium harbors:
- a CDS encoding RDD family protein; its protein translation is MNRSGATPAARWRLLAAALTDAALGLALWALAAMWLLVAVLPWRRHPLALLDLALLCAMLFGLALTLHVVYHTVLVGGCGQTLGKMLLGIAVVRRNGGPTGYGRALLRVIGGGLCVLTLGLGELPVLFTRERRSLSDMIAGTRPVSVT